In Woeseia oceani, one DNA window encodes the following:
- a CDS encoding TRAP transporter small permease, with the protein MPDRPRALLGRLERWGTAAENAALVLLLGGLMLLAVGQIIMRIFFSAGFVWVDELLKLMVLWIALIASIAASRSGRHLRIDVLSHFMPKRLARLPMFIAEGFAAGICGLLAWQSFRFVQLSHEFGDTVLVDTPAWVAHSIVPIAFGLMSYRFLLSMLHEALQLIRAMLVASPQQ; encoded by the coding sequence ATGCCTGATCGACCGCGCGCCCTGCTTGGGCGGCTGGAGCGCTGGGGCACTGCAGCTGAAAACGCCGCTTTGGTGTTGTTGTTGGGTGGCCTGATGTTGCTGGCCGTCGGCCAGATCATCATGCGGATATTCTTCAGCGCTGGTTTCGTCTGGGTAGACGAACTGTTGAAGCTGATGGTCTTGTGGATTGCGCTCATTGCGTCTATAGCGGCCAGCCGCAGCGGGCGCCATCTGCGCATTGATGTTCTTTCACACTTCATGCCGAAACGTTTGGCGCGACTGCCGATGTTCATCGCCGAAGGCTTTGCGGCTGGCATTTGTGGCCTGCTGGCATGGCAGTCGTTTCGTTTCGTGCAACTGTCGCATGAATTTGGCGATACCGTTCTGGTGGATACGCCCGCCTGGGTTGCGCACAGCATAGTACCGATTGCGTTCGGCCTGATGAGTTACCGCTTTCTGTTGTCGATGTTGCACGAAGCGCTACAACTCATACGTGCCATGCTTGTCGCGAGTCCCCAACAATGA
- the dctP gene encoding TRAP transporter substrate-binding protein DctP codes for MRNPMAKLLAILALMVGTAATAQTTQIKIATLAPENSQWMSEFRAGAKEIRERTEGRVQLKFYSGGVQGNESKVLRKIQIGQLHGGTFAPTDFQKRFPDLNIYGLPFVFKTADEVAYVRGFMDEKLASGFDKLGFDTFGFASGGFAIVMSNTPVSSYDDLKGKKVWLPEGDLISYEAMKALQLSPVALPMTDVLTGLQTGLIDIVAIPPVVALALQWHTKVKFVTQLPVLYAMGFMAISDRALAKLSADDRQVVDDVLTRIYATVDDASAADSENALDALLNVGLENVEPRDGEFEKIRAIMRENNRDMAERGMFSTELLDEMQQHLRDYREKNGEAAGMSSDSSTEESGTASIGSR; via the coding sequence ATGCGTAACCCGATGGCCAAATTGTTAGCCATACTGGCCTTGATGGTCGGCACTGCTGCTACTGCGCAAACCACGCAGATCAAAATCGCAACGCTGGCGCCGGAAAACTCGCAATGGATGAGCGAATTCCGCGCCGGGGCCAAAGAAATTCGTGAACGCACTGAAGGCCGGGTCCAGCTGAAGTTCTACTCCGGCGGTGTGCAGGGCAACGAGAGCAAAGTGCTCCGCAAGATTCAAATCGGTCAGTTACACGGCGGCACATTCGCACCAACTGATTTTCAAAAACGTTTCCCGGATCTGAATATTTACGGTTTGCCGTTCGTGTTCAAGACCGCAGATGAAGTTGCCTACGTGCGCGGTTTCATGGACGAGAAGCTGGCGTCCGGTTTCGATAAATTGGGCTTCGATACATTCGGGTTTGCCAGCGGTGGTTTTGCGATTGTCATGTCCAACACACCGGTGAGCAGTTACGACGATCTGAAAGGCAAGAAAGTCTGGTTACCCGAAGGTGATCTGATCAGTTACGAGGCGATGAAGGCTTTGCAGCTGTCGCCGGTAGCGTTGCCAATGACGGACGTTCTGACCGGTCTGCAAACCGGCCTGATCGATATCGTGGCGATCCCACCGGTGGTTGCTCTTGCGTTGCAGTGGCATACCAAAGTCAAGTTCGTAACCCAGTTGCCGGTTCTGTACGCGATGGGCTTCATGGCTATCAGTGATCGGGCATTGGCCAAGTTGTCTGCGGATGACCGGCAAGTCGTCGACGATGTCCTGACACGCATTTACGCAACTGTGGACGATGCAAGCGCTGCCGATTCAGAAAACGCACTCGACGCATTGTTAAACGTCGGTCTGGAAAATGTCGAGCCGCGCGATGGTGAGTTCGAAAAGATCCGCGCGATTATGCGCGAGAATAATCGCGACATGGCGGAACGCGGCATGTTCTCCACGGAATTGCTGGATGAGATGCAGCAACACTTACGTGATTACCGGGAGAAAAATGGCGAAGCCGCAGGTATGTCTTCCGATAGCAGCACCGAAGAATCGGGTACAGCGAGCATCGGGTCGCGCTGA
- a CDS encoding TRAP transporter TatT component family protein — MINQSSLYLRGLLLSLTLSLAGCASLVSSAASNFSDNLSAAVLNQNDPQTVRDGAPSYLLLLDSFIEGNPENPDVLAAAAQLYASYGAVFATEPGRSARLTERARSYGGKALCLSFAPSCNWREMDFEAFEQTLDELKPRNAEYLLAYSVASLAWIRAHSDDWNALAELPHMEAMLTRYLDIGEPTAAASVYSYLGILATLRPPALGGKPEEGRAYFERAVELTGGADLGVKLEFARGYARLMYDRDLHDRLLQEVLAADPVVDGFTLTNVLAQQDAAALLESADDYF; from the coding sequence ATGATCAATCAATCGTCACTCTATCTTCGCGGCCTGCTGCTCTCGCTGACCTTGTCGCTGGCGGGTTGTGCATCGCTGGTTTCTTCAGCCGCGAGCAATTTTTCTGACAATCTCAGCGCCGCCGTTCTCAATCAAAACGACCCGCAAACCGTGCGCGATGGCGCACCGTCCTACCTGTTGTTGCTCGACAGCTTCATCGAGGGCAACCCTGAGAATCCCGATGTACTGGCCGCTGCCGCGCAGTTGTATGCCTCGTACGGCGCTGTGTTCGCGACCGAGCCGGGCCGCTCAGCCCGCCTGACCGAACGGGCACGCAGTTATGGCGGCAAAGCCCTCTGCCTGAGCTTCGCACCGTCCTGCAATTGGCGGGAGATGGACTTTGAGGCCTTTGAACAGACTCTGGACGAGCTGAAGCCGCGCAACGCGGAATACCTGCTGGCCTACTCGGTGGCATCGCTTGCCTGGATACGTGCGCACAGCGACGACTGGAATGCGCTGGCGGAGCTGCCGCACATGGAGGCAATGCTGACCCGCTACCTCGATATTGGCGAACCGACGGCGGCTGCGTCGGTCTACAGTTACCTGGGCATTCTGGCGACCTTGCGGCCCCCCGCTCTGGGCGGCAAGCCGGAAGAGGGCCGGGCGTATTTCGAACGTGCTGTGGAACTGACCGGCGGCGCGGATCTTGGGGTTAAACTCGAATTCGCGCGGGGCTATGCGCGACTGATGTACGATCGCGACCTGCATGATCGATTGCTGCAGGAAGTCCTGGCAGCGGATCCTGTGGTCGATGGATTTACACTAACGAATGTGTTGGCACAGCAGGATGCTGCGGCGCTGCTCGAAAGCGCTGACGACTATTTTTAA
- the rplS gene encoding 50S ribosomal protein L19: MSKVIEAIENEQITREIPDFAPGDTVVVQVRVKEGERERLQAFEGIVIAKRNRGLNSSFTVRKISHGEGVERVFQTYSPVVNAIEVKRRGDVRRAKLYYLRGRTGKAARIKEKI; the protein is encoded by the coding sequence ATGAGCAAAGTAATCGAAGCGATCGAAAACGAACAGATCACCCGGGAAATCCCTGATTTTGCACCGGGCGATACCGTAGTCGTTCAAGTACGGGTTAAAGAGGGCGAGCGTGAGCGTCTGCAGGCGTTTGAAGGCATCGTCATTGCCAAGCGCAATCGTGGTCTCAACTCGTCATTCACGGTTCGCAAGATCTCTCATGGTGAAGGCGTCGAGCGCGTATTCCAGACCTACAGCCCGGTGGTAAACGCGATCGAAGTGAAGCGTCGTGGTGACGTACGTCGCGCGAAGCTCTACTACCTGCGCGGACGCACTGGCAAGGCTGCGCGTATCAAGGAAAAGATCTAG
- the trmD gene encoding tRNA (guanosine(37)-N1)-methyltransferase TrmD, with translation MQIQVVSLFPEMVNTVSEYGVVGRAATRGLLSLGLQNPRDFADDTHRTVDDRPYGGGPGMVMKFGPLAAAIGAAKAALPADSPVIGLSPQGQVFDQAVASRLAALPGMVLLAGRYEGIDERVVDACVDEELSLGDFVLSGGEIAAMAVIDAVVRLLPGVLGDDESAAQDSFMEGLLDCPHYTRPEQVDGRRVPEVLLSGDHARIARWRHQQALGRSYIRRPDLLARLKLTDEQQTLLDEYLRQQDTADD, from the coding sequence GTGCAGATACAGGTCGTCAGTTTGTTTCCCGAGATGGTGAATACAGTGTCGGAGTACGGCGTGGTGGGCCGGGCAGCGACCCGGGGGCTTTTGTCGCTGGGGCTGCAGAACCCGCGGGACTTTGCCGACGACACACACCGCACTGTCGATGATCGCCCTTACGGCGGCGGTCCCGGCATGGTGATGAAGTTTGGGCCACTGGCTGCGGCCATTGGTGCGGCCAAAGCCGCATTGCCGGCCGACAGTCCTGTTATCGGGTTGTCGCCGCAAGGTCAGGTCTTTGATCAGGCCGTAGCAAGCAGGCTGGCAGCTTTGCCTGGCATGGTATTGCTGGCAGGGCGCTACGAGGGCATCGACGAGCGAGTAGTCGATGCTTGTGTTGATGAAGAGCTGTCGCTCGGTGATTTCGTGCTGAGTGGTGGTGAAATCGCTGCCATGGCAGTGATTGATGCGGTTGTCAGGTTGTTGCCCGGCGTGTTGGGGGATGACGAGTCAGCGGCACAGGACTCGTTTATGGAGGGCTTGCTGGATTGTCCTCATTACACGAGACCCGAACAGGTCGATGGGCGACGAGTACCGGAGGTACTGCTGTCTGGCGACCATGCCCGTATCGCGCGCTGGCGACACCAGCAGGCACTCGGGCGCAGCTATATCAGACGGCCTGACTTATTGGCGAGGCTGAAGTTAACGGACGAGCAACAAACATTGCTCGATGAGTATTTACGGCAGCAGGACACAGCGGACGATTAA
- the rimM gene encoding ribosome maturation factor RimM (Essential for efficient processing of 16S rRNA) — translation MQDRQLIVLGQIGAPWGVRGWVRLNSYTEPRDALLDYRDFYLRQDGEWRAARLAEGRPQGKSLVARLEGVTDRDEALLYRGAEMGVPREQMPDPGDGHYYWSDLEGLTVQRLDGKVLGQVAYMLATGEHDVMVVRGERETLIPFVMRKFVLDVDLDKKLISVDWEWD, via the coding sequence GTGCAGGACCGGCAACTGATCGTTCTTGGCCAGATCGGCGCCCCCTGGGGAGTGCGTGGCTGGGTCAGGCTAAATTCCTACACGGAGCCGCGTGATGCGCTGCTGGACTACCGCGACTTTTATCTGCGGCAGGACGGTGAATGGCGAGCTGCGCGGTTGGCAGAAGGACGGCCACAGGGGAAATCCCTGGTAGCACGTCTTGAAGGGGTGACGGACCGCGATGAAGCGTTGCTGTACCGCGGTGCCGAAATGGGTGTTCCGCGCGAGCAAATGCCGGACCCCGGTGATGGACACTATTACTGGTCTGACCTGGAGGGTCTGACGGTACAGCGGCTGGATGGCAAAGTGCTGGGTCAGGTCGCCTACATGCTGGCGACCGGCGAACACGACGTCATGGTCGTGCGCGGTGAGCGGGAAACTTTGATCCCGTTCGTAATGCGAAAATTTGTACTCGATGTTGATCTGGATAAGAAGCTGATCAGCGTCGATTGGGAATGGGACTGA
- the rpsP gene encoding 30S ribosomal protein S16, translating to MVSIRLSRAGAKKRPFYHLVVTDSRNRRDGRYIERVGFFNPVGTEKEENLRIDLERVDFWLGQGAKPSERVAALLKASRKALAAS from the coding sequence ATGGTAAGTATTCGACTTTCACGCGCTGGTGCGAAAAAACGGCCGTTTTATCACCTCGTAGTCACCGACAGCCGCAACCGTCGGGATGGCCGCTACATCGAGCGGGTCGGGTTTTTCAATCCGGTCGGTACCGAAAAAGAAGAGAACCTGCGCATCGATCTCGAGCGCGTGGACTTCTGGCTGGGACAAGGCGCGAAGCCGTCGGAGCGCGTTGCAGCGCTGCTCAAGGCCAGCCGCAAGGCACTGGCCGCTAGCTAA
- the ffh gene encoding signal recognition particle protein — MFDNLSGRLAEAARSLTGKGRLTESNIKDTLRQVRLALLEADVALPVVKTFIERIREQAVGEVVGRSLTPGQELVKIIHAELVTLLGSETAPLDLRAQPPVVLFLAGLQGAGKTTTAAKLARRLIEKDKKRVAMVSVDVHRPAAILQLQTLAGEVGANFIESQSSEDPRAIVDRALDESRRTHVDVLLVDTAGRLHVDDDMMNEVVAVHERAKPHETFFVIDSMAGQDAVNSARVFNERLPLTGVILTKTDGDAKGGVALSVSEVTGKPIRFIGVGEKTDALEVFHPDRMASRILGMGDVLSLVEEIEGKVDREQASKLAGKLKKGKGFDLADLRDQLQQMMNMGGMAALLDKLPIPGSVNTAALKGGADEKQLKRQVAIINSMTPGERRFPKTINGSRKRRIASGCGLQVQDVNRLLKQHQQMEKMMKKMSRGGMQKMMRGMGGGGLPPGMRPPR; from the coding sequence ATGTTTGACAATCTATCCGGGCGTCTTGCCGAAGCGGCACGCAGCCTCACCGGCAAAGGCCGGCTGACAGAATCCAATATCAAAGACACCTTGCGGCAGGTCCGGCTGGCCTTGCTGGAGGCCGACGTTGCGTTGCCGGTCGTCAAGACGTTTATCGAACGAATTCGTGAACAGGCGGTAGGCGAGGTTGTCGGGCGCAGCCTGACCCCGGGGCAGGAACTGGTCAAAATCATCCATGCGGAGTTGGTCACGCTGCTGGGGAGCGAAACCGCGCCGCTGGATTTACGTGCGCAACCGCCGGTGGTGCTGTTTCTTGCCGGTCTGCAAGGCGCGGGCAAGACGACCACGGCCGCAAAGCTGGCGCGGCGGCTTATCGAAAAAGACAAAAAGCGCGTCGCGATGGTCAGTGTCGACGTGCATCGCCCGGCGGCCATACTGCAATTGCAAACGCTCGCCGGCGAAGTTGGCGCAAATTTCATTGAGAGTCAGAGTTCGGAAGATCCGCGCGCCATCGTCGACCGCGCGCTGGACGAGAGTCGTCGTACTCACGTCGACGTCTTGCTGGTTGATACCGCTGGTCGCTTGCACGTTGACGACGACATGATGAACGAAGTTGTGGCGGTGCACGAACGCGCCAAACCACACGAAACGTTCTTCGTGATCGACAGCATGGCCGGTCAGGATGCGGTCAATTCGGCACGCGTGTTTAACGAGCGTCTGCCGCTGACCGGCGTCATTCTGACCAAGACCGACGGTGACGCCAAAGGCGGTGTCGCGTTATCGGTCAGCGAAGTCACTGGCAAGCCGATCAGGTTCATTGGCGTCGGCGAAAAGACCGACGCGCTGGAGGTTTTTCATCCCGACCGCATGGCCTCGAGAATTCTTGGGATGGGCGACGTGCTGTCGCTGGTCGAAGAAATCGAGGGCAAAGTCGATCGCGAACAAGCGAGCAAGCTGGCGGGCAAGCTCAAGAAGGGCAAGGGCTTCGACCTGGCGGATTTGCGTGACCAGTTGCAACAAATGATGAATATGGGCGGAATGGCAGCCTTGCTGGACAAGTTGCCGATACCGGGCTCGGTCAATACGGCGGCCCTGAAAGGGGGGGCTGACGAAAAACAGCTGAAGCGCCAGGTCGCCATCATCAATTCCATGACGCCCGGCGAACGGCGCTTCCCCAAAACCATTAACGGCTCCCGCAAACGGCGGATTGCCAGCGGCTGTGGCCTGCAGGTGCAGGACGTCAACCGCCTCCTGAAGCAGCATCAGCAGATGGAGAAAATGATGAAAAAGATGTCGCGCGGCGGGATGCAGAAAATGATGCGCGGCATGGGTGGCGGAGGCCTGCCCCCAGGTATGCGGCCGCCAAGATAG
- a CDS encoding MBL fold metallo-hydrolase: protein MQIRILGCSGGIGGGSRTSAMLIDSDVLIDAGTGVGDLDLDEVRLIRHVFLTHAHLDHIAGLPLLVDAIFSENLDQPLTVYGRQETIEALQTHIFNWVIWPDFAELPTAEKPVLRYRECNPGDTIAVGNRNFHAVSVAHTVPSIGYTVETPGGVFAVSGDTKTNRTLWPVLNASTNLKALVIEVSFPDERAKLADIAGHYCPSTLSRDLDKLHHDPDIWLTGMKPGDEEVIFREVRQQMPGRRVRMLSSGVTITV, encoded by the coding sequence ATGCAAATACGAATTCTAGGATGTAGTGGCGGCATTGGCGGTGGTTCGCGAACCTCGGCGATGCTTATCGACTCCGACGTACTCATTGATGCCGGCACCGGTGTCGGTGACCTGGACCTGGATGAGGTCCGGCTTATCCGGCACGTATTCCTTACCCACGCTCACCTCGATCACATCGCTGGCTTGCCCTTGCTGGTGGATGCCATTTTTTCCGAGAACCTGGATCAGCCGCTAACGGTCTATGGCCGGCAGGAAACCATCGAGGCGTTACAAACGCATATTTTCAACTGGGTCATCTGGCCGGACTTTGCCGAGCTGCCTACCGCCGAAAAGCCGGTCTTGCGTTATCGAGAATGCAATCCGGGCGACACGATTGCGGTGGGTAATCGCAATTTCCATGCGGTCAGCGTGGCGCATACAGTGCCTTCGATTGGCTATACGGTAGAAACTCCGGGCGGTGTATTTGCGGTCAGTGGAGACACCAAGACGAACCGGACCCTGTGGCCAGTGCTTAACGCCAGTACCAATCTGAAAGCGTTGGTTATCGAAGTTTCCTTTCCCGATGAGCGCGCCAAGCTGGCCGACATCGCTGGTCATTATTGCCCCAGCACGCTCAGCCGCGATCTCGACAAACTGCACCATGACCCGGACATCTGGCTGACCGGGATGAAGCCGGGTGACGAAGAGGTCATTTTCCGTGAAGTCCGGCAGCAAATGCCCGGCAGGCGGGTTCGGATGCTGTCCAGCGGTGTGACGATTACCGTATAG
- a CDS encoding cytochrome C assembly family protein, translated as MFQITIPLLYIIAGTGLALSRLPRFASRSRVLALVAFLLAFIALLAHARLLYTMIVVGGGLQLTLGNSASIIGVQLAVISLLGSLEERLRGLCGGLLLLAALLAALTGMSTANTEIASGWQLQAHILISLFAYGLLAVGAIVAVFGLIQERRLHSAQLSGINQLFAPLETTERLLFGICAAGFASLLLGVLSGFLFVDNLFAQHLVHKTVLSIVALVLFGVLLAGRWLAGWRGRRAVWLYLWGFIVLCLAYFGSRYVLEIVLGRQWG; from the coding sequence GTGTTTCAAATCACAATTCCATTGTTGTACATCATTGCCGGTACCGGCCTTGCACTGTCGCGCCTGCCGCGCTTTGCCTCCCGTTCCCGGGTGCTGGCATTGGTCGCTTTTCTGCTGGCGTTTATAGCCCTTCTTGCCCATGCCCGTTTGCTCTATACCATGATCGTCGTCGGCGGCGGCCTGCAACTGACCTTGGGCAACAGCGCATCGATCATCGGCGTGCAGTTAGCCGTCATCAGTTTGCTCGGTTCACTGGAAGAGCGGCTGCGCGGACTTTGCGGTGGCCTGTTGCTATTGGCTGCATTGCTGGCCGCCCTCACCGGCATGAGCACGGCCAATACCGAGATTGCCAGTGGCTGGCAATTGCAGGCGCACATCCTGATTTCCCTGTTCGCCTATGGCCTGCTCGCCGTTGGTGCCATCGTCGCCGTATTCGGATTGATTCAGGAGCGGCGTCTGCATTCTGCCCAACTGTCCGGCATCAATCAGTTGTTCGCGCCGCTGGAAACCACTGAACGACTCTTGTTTGGCATATGTGCCGCTGGCTTCGCGAGTCTGCTGCTGGGCGTACTCTCCGGATTTCTGTTCGTCGACAACCTGTTCGCGCAGCACCTGGTGCACAAGACAGTGTTGTCCATCGTGGCGCTCGTATTGTTCGGCGTCTTGCTGGCTGGCCGCTGGCTGGCAGGCTGGCGAGGCCGTCGCGCCGTGTGGCTGTACCTATGGGGCTTCATCGTGCTGTGCCTCGCCTACTTTGGCAGCCGTTACGTGCTCGAGATCGTGCTGGGCCGTCAATGGGGCTGA
- a CDS encoding HlyC/CorC family transporter encodes MSNDVPLGGLIGLLILLLLLSAFFSGSETALMSLNRYRMRHKARGGHRGAVLAERLLARPDRLIGLILLGNNLVNFTAVALVTLIALRIGGEPAVAIGTVLLTIVVLIFSEAAPKTLAALHPERIAYPASFVYYPLLMITYPFVWLVNVASNALLWLLGVRDSDSKMNSLTSEELRTVVFEAGSLISRKYRNMLINILDLEKVSVDDVMVPHNEIVGIDLDDDLDEITAALSNSEHTRMPVYRDDIDNVIGLLHLRRLAGLLKKPSFSKDDIEAAVVEPYFVPEGTPLSTQLVQFQKSKQRFALVVDEYGDIQGIVTLEDILEEIVGEFTTDPASGTDEHIVRETATSFLVSGAANIRDMNRVMDWNLPTDGPKTLNGLILEYLETIPEKGTGLKIQGYPIEIVHSDDNRVQTARIHARRSSDQPSATN; translated from the coding sequence TTGAGCAATGACGTTCCGCTAGGTGGCCTGATTGGGCTGCTTATTCTGCTGTTGCTGCTTTCCGCGTTTTTCTCCGGCTCGGAAACCGCCCTGATGAGCCTCAATCGCTACCGCATGCGCCACAAAGCGCGTGGCGGGCACCGCGGTGCGGTGTTGGCCGAACGGTTGCTGGCTCGTCCGGATCGTCTGATCGGGCTGATCCTGCTCGGCAACAACCTGGTCAACTTCACCGCGGTTGCACTGGTTACACTCATAGCGCTGCGCATTGGCGGCGAACCTGCGGTTGCGATCGGCACCGTGTTGCTAACGATCGTCGTCCTGATATTTTCAGAAGCAGCCCCCAAAACGCTGGCGGCGCTGCACCCCGAGCGGATCGCCTACCCCGCTTCTTTCGTTTATTACCCGCTGTTGATGATCACCTACCCGTTTGTCTGGCTGGTGAACGTAGCCTCGAATGCGTTGCTCTGGCTGCTTGGCGTACGTGACTCCGACAGCAAAATGAATTCCCTGACCAGCGAGGAATTGCGCACCGTGGTGTTCGAAGCGGGTTCACTGATCTCGCGCAAGTACCGCAACATGTTGATCAACATTCTCGATCTGGAAAAGGTGTCGGTCGACGATGTCATGGTCCCGCACAATGAAATTGTCGGCATCGATCTGGACGATGATCTCGACGAGATAACAGCCGCGCTGAGCAACAGCGAACACACTCGCATGCCGGTGTACCGCGACGATATCGACAACGTAATCGGCTTGTTGCACCTGCGTCGACTGGCCGGCTTGTTGAAGAAGCCGTCGTTCTCCAAAGACGATATAGAAGCGGCGGTCGTTGAACCGTATTTTGTTCCCGAGGGCACACCGCTGAGTACGCAGCTGGTGCAGTTTCAAAAAAGCAAACAGCGCTTCGCGCTGGTTGTTGATGAGTACGGCGATATCCAGGGTATCGTTACGCTCGAGGACATCCTCGAAGAAATCGTCGGTGAATTCACAACGGACCCGGCCTCCGGCACGGATGAACACATCGTGCGTGAGACCGCCACCAGCTTTCTGGTCAGTGGTGCCGCCAACATCCGTGACATGAACCGCGTGATGGACTGGAACCTGCCAACGGACGGGCCAAAGACACTCAATGGCCTTATCCTGGAATACCTCGAAACCATTCCGGAAAAAGGCACGGGGCTGAAGATTCAGGGCTACCCTATCGAAATTGTGCACTCCGACGACAACCGGGTCCAAACGGCACGCATACACGCTCGTCGCAGCAGCGATCAGCCCTCAGCAACGAACTAG
- the radA gene encoding DNA repair protein RadA, with product MAKPKIAYVCASCGAQSVKWQGQCPDCDAWNTLEMLSIPAGGRERPAGQAAPAFVAQVTDDEELRFPTGFGEFDRVLGGGLVPGSVVLLGGDPGVGKSTLLQQVAARLPGELAVCYASGEESLRQIAERSRRLGLGESGLRLLADTSLDNILEQIAIAAARVVVIDSIQTMVNEALSSAPGSVAQLRECVGRIVQFAKQRDVAVFLIGHVTKEGAIAGPRVVEHMVDTVLYFENDPASRYTIVRAVKNRFGASSEMGVFAMTENGFREVRNPSAIFLTGELQQNPGSLVSVAWEGSRPLLVEIQALVADGASNYPKRVAQGFDQSRLALLVAVMQRHAGISLANDDIFVNVVGGLRISETAADLPVLLSVVSSLRDRACSERLVAFGEVGLAGEVRPVRFGTERLAEAGKQGYTKAIVSKANVPKRAPAGMDIIAVSRITDALEHAFD from the coding sequence ATGGCTAAACCGAAAATCGCCTATGTGTGTGCGTCCTGTGGCGCGCAAAGCGTGAAGTGGCAAGGGCAATGCCCGGACTGCGATGCGTGGAATACCCTGGAAATGCTCAGCATCCCGGCGGGCGGGCGGGAGCGACCAGCGGGTCAGGCCGCGCCGGCCTTCGTGGCACAGGTGACCGACGATGAAGAACTGCGGTTCCCCACCGGCTTCGGCGAGTTTGACAGGGTGCTTGGCGGCGGCCTCGTGCCTGGTTCCGTTGTGCTGCTGGGTGGCGATCCGGGCGTCGGCAAGTCGACCCTGTTGCAGCAGGTCGCGGCACGGCTTCCGGGCGAACTGGCTGTCTGTTACGCGAGCGGCGAGGAATCATTGCGCCAAATAGCGGAGCGCTCGAGGCGACTGGGGCTGGGTGAATCCGGATTGCGTCTGTTGGCTGATACCTCGCTCGATAACATACTCGAGCAGATCGCGATCGCCGCCGCACGCGTAGTCGTTATCGACTCGATCCAGACCATGGTCAACGAAGCACTGAGTTCGGCACCGGGGTCCGTCGCGCAACTGCGCGAATGCGTTGGCCGTATTGTGCAGTTTGCCAAGCAACGCGACGTCGCTGTGTTCCTGATAGGGCATGTCACCAAAGAAGGTGCCATTGCAGGGCCGCGGGTCGTCGAGCACATGGTGGATACCGTGCTGTATTTTGAGAACGATCCTGCGAGCCGATACACCATCGTGCGCGCTGTAAAGAATCGGTTTGGCGCCAGCAGTGAGATGGGTGTGTTTGCGATGACGGAAAACGGGTTTCGCGAAGTGCGAAATCCATCAGCCATATTCTTGACGGGCGAACTCCAGCAGAATCCCGGCAGCCTGGTATCAGTCGCCTGGGAAGGCAGCCGACCGTTGCTGGTGGAAATTCAGGCGCTGGTGGCCGATGGCGCGAGTAATTACCCGAAACGGGTTGCGCAGGGATTCGACCAGAGCCGCCTCGCGTTGCTGGTTGCCGTGATGCAGCGGCACGCGGGCATATCACTGGCCAACGACGACATTTTCGTCAATGTGGTCGGCGGGCTCAGAATCAGTGAAACGGCGGCTGACTTGCCGGTCCTGTTGTCCGTTGTTTCGAGCCTGCGTGACAGGGCGTGCAGCGAGCGCCTGGTCGCGTTTGGCGAGGTCGGACTGGCCGGCGAAGTCCGCCCAGTCCGATTCGGCACGGAGCGGCTGGCGGAAGCCGGGAAGCAGGGCTACACCAAAGCCATCGTCTCGAAAGCCAACGTGCCAAAGAGAGCGCCCGCGGGCATGGACATCATTGCAGTCAGCCGCATTACCGACGCGTTGGAACACGCCTTCGATTGA